A DNA window from Luteolibacter luteus contains the following coding sequences:
- a CDS encoding sigma-70 family RNA polymerase sigma factor — MEASDRQLLDRYLAGNDEAAFRLLVERYLSLVHAVARRVTRSEDLARDVSQSVFVRLASHAALIPAGLSLTAWLHRTTQSLAASLVRGEERRKKRERLVATTEMNANDDPPRSQEWDALAPVIDRLVDALPSADRELVLARFYRGEAHAVIAARLGLSEVLARKRSSRALEKLRSMLGKRGITTTSSALATLLPAHASSASAPAALKGLILQAAQGVTPLVPTGFQAVILVMNATQKSLIIAAAAVFIASLGYAARPVGAAPPPAVISSGTKLSGEQASLPASARTPRNQPSLPATAEGRRARLDAILSIENALTKRREMLDFASQLQPEHFKDLHAAFDEYYQRLYSSPGAGTVNLGPEHKILATAWSRKDPESVLAVLKSDYHTVLGFALGATHPREALEWAKEASPYYRGSLLSGVGSVDLPAAVTAMLEGVPEEQRSGSLHWICSRMSDQPDIVARIVGIAEPGAERSALVRALVENEGRSVPNAPIVWEVLKSEPEVLQQTNIERFFLNLGLMVPETASEALQEMEPGPVRSKAFKGVVTALASQRSARAAFELLDRYPEESGDKLVSELVSYDMSRNPSGETIAYLARIQNPEMRESEQLRQLQQWRAKNPDAVQAWLEANPEAVTEKVRAAMHSPVEQPSAPIDFRPVETP; from the coding sequence ATGGAAGCATCCGACCGCCAGCTGCTGGACCGGTACCTCGCCGGGAACGACGAGGCGGCCTTTCGTCTCCTGGTCGAGCGCTACCTGAGCCTGGTCCATGCCGTTGCCCGCCGGGTGACGCGCAGTGAGGATTTGGCGCGGGATGTCTCCCAGAGCGTTTTCGTGCGGTTGGCCTCCCACGCTGCCTTGATCCCTGCCGGGCTGAGTCTAACCGCGTGGCTGCACCGGACCACGCAATCGCTCGCGGCCAGTCTGGTCCGCGGGGAGGAACGCCGGAAGAAACGCGAACGGCTGGTGGCCACCACTGAGATGAATGCGAACGACGACCCTCCACGCTCGCAGGAGTGGGATGCCCTGGCACCGGTGATCGACCGCTTGGTGGATGCGCTCCCAAGCGCTGATCGCGAACTCGTCCTCGCCCGCTTCTACCGGGGTGAAGCGCACGCCGTGATCGCCGCCAGATTGGGCCTGAGCGAGGTGCTCGCCCGCAAGCGCAGTTCGCGCGCGCTGGAGAAACTCCGGTCCATGCTGGGGAAGCGGGGGATCACCACGACTTCCTCGGCGCTGGCCACGCTGCTTCCTGCGCATGCGTCGTCTGCTTCCGCCCCGGCGGCTTTGAAGGGACTTATCTTGCAGGCGGCCCAAGGCGTCACTCCGCTGGTTCCCACAGGCTTCCAAGCCGTAATTCTCGTCATGAATGCCACCCAGAAATCCCTGATCATCGCCGCTGCTGCGGTCTTTATCGCGTCGCTGGGATATGCGGCACGGCCTGTTGGAGCGGCTCCGCCCCCAGCCGTCATTTCCTCCGGAACCAAGCTTTCCGGAGAGCAAGCGTCCTTGCCCGCGAGCGCCCGCACGCCGCGGAACCAGCCATCTCTCCCTGCCACCGCGGAGGGGCGCCGGGCGCGCCTTGATGCGATCCTCTCCATTGAGAACGCCCTGACCAAGCGGCGGGAAATGCTGGACTTCGCCTCGCAGCTTCAGCCGGAGCACTTCAAGGATCTCCACGCCGCGTTCGATGAATACTATCAACGGCTCTACTCCTCGCCAGGGGCGGGGACGGTGAACCTCGGCCCGGAGCATAAGATCCTGGCCACTGCCTGGTCTCGCAAGGATCCCGAGAGCGTGCTAGCCGTCCTGAAATCGGACTACCATACCGTGCTGGGATTCGCCTTGGGAGCCACCCATCCCAGAGAAGCATTGGAATGGGCGAAGGAGGCGAGCCCCTACTATCGGGGAAGTCTTCTGAGCGGGGTAGGAAGCGTCGATCTCCCCGCTGCGGTCACCGCAATGTTGGAGGGTGTTCCGGAGGAACAGCGGTCGGGGAGTCTCCACTGGATATGCAGCCGCATGAGCGATCAGCCTGACATCGTGGCAAGGATCGTAGGGATAGCCGAGCCTGGTGCGGAGCGCTCCGCATTGGTCCGCGCCTTGGTAGAGAACGAAGGAAGATCGGTTCCAAATGCCCCCATCGTATGGGAAGTCCTCAAGTCCGAGCCTGAGGTCCTGCAACAGACCAATATCGAGCGGTTTTTCCTCAATCTGGGCCTCATGGTGCCTGAGACCGCCAGCGAAGCTCTTCAAGAGATGGAGCCGGGACCGGTCCGGTCGAAGGCGTTCAAAGGTGTTGTCACCGCGCTAGCCTCGCAGCGGAGCGCGCGAGCCGCCTTTGAACTGCTGGACCGTTATCCGGAGGAGTCCGGGGACAAGCTGGTTTCCGAGCTGGTGAGCTACGACATGAGCAGAAATCCCAGCGGCGAGACCATCGCCTATCTGGCGAGAATCCAGAACCCGGAGATGAGGGAAAGCGAGCAGCTCCGCCAGCTCCAGCAGTGGCGGGCCAAGAATCCGGATGCCGTGCAGGCTTGGCTCGAAGCCAATCCCGAGGCGGTAACTGAGAAGGTTCGCGCTGCCATGCATTCACCTGTGGAGCAGCCGTCCGCACCCATCGACTTCCGCCCCGTCGAGACGCCATGA
- a CDS encoding IclR family transcriptional regulator, giving the protein MSKLSIPSEERRYGAPALDKGLDILEHLSHESLPLGQLEIARALGRTPGEIYRMLMCLEERGYVMRDEGSGKFRLTLRLYELSHRQNSTTLLRKAARLPMESIAETVGQACHLSVMNGPMLLVLMERMPACQVCLAVGEGSRMPVLQSTSGKLLLANWPEAEALEFLDQLPDFRDASKAYRHKLLQALADLRGAAHCHVSSSTTEGVADIAVPVGVPGSDVAGALVISYLSGTKSGEKNYPRYLEALKAGANEINRNLGIA; this is encoded by the coding sequence ATGAGCAAGCTTTCGATACCCTCCGAAGAGCGCCGCTATGGCGCGCCAGCCTTGGACAAGGGGCTCGATATTTTGGAGCACCTCTCCCATGAGAGCTTGCCGCTTGGCCAACTCGAGATCGCGCGGGCATTGGGCCGCACGCCGGGCGAGATCTACCGGATGCTGATGTGCCTCGAAGAGCGTGGCTACGTGATGCGGGACGAAGGCAGCGGAAAATTCCGCCTTACCTTGCGACTCTACGAACTAAGCCATCGTCAGAATTCCACCACCCTGCTGAGGAAAGCGGCGCGCTTGCCAATGGAGTCGATCGCCGAAACCGTCGGCCAAGCCTGCCATCTCAGCGTGATGAACGGCCCCATGCTGCTGGTGCTGATGGAGCGCATGCCCGCCTGCCAAGTTTGCCTGGCGGTTGGAGAAGGCTCGCGGATGCCCGTGCTGCAGTCCACCTCGGGGAAGCTATTGCTCGCGAACTGGCCTGAAGCTGAAGCCTTGGAATTTCTGGACCAGCTTCCCGATTTCCGGGACGCCTCGAAGGCCTATCGGCACAAGCTTTTACAGGCCTTGGCGGACCTCCGCGGAGCCGCTCATTGCCATGTCTCCAGTAGCACGACGGAAGGCGTGGCTGACATCGCCGTGCCGGTCGGCGTTCCAGGCTCTGATGTCGCTGGAGCTTTAGTCATCTCCTATCTCTCCGGAACGAAGAGCGGTGAGAAGAATTATCCCCGCTACTTGGAGGCTCTCAAGGCAGGGGCAAACGAAATCAACCGCAACCTGGGGATCGCCTGA
- a CDS encoding LacI family DNA-binding transcriptional regulator, with translation MSTSPDSSPKRVSLRDIAKEVGVTHVTVSLALRNHPRISAEMRMKVQETAERLGYRPDPMLAALANYRRGKSDHPITSAIAWINAWPEPDKLRSFREFDLYWKGAHAAAEKFGYRLEEFRIGGTNLSPQRLHEILSTRDIRGLLLPPHRHEPNWEDFPWSEYSVVRFGRSLRFPRAHLVTSDQVGNTLRAFATMSERGYERIGFVTTGGDLRRNGHLFEAGFLAAQREVDESRRVPILHLGEFAAGPASARLAAWIKDHGVDAIYTDLPGVSSYLKKAGISCPGEIGLAATTVLDTGIDSGINQNPEETGRVGFLTLNALINDGTRGIPSLMRQILVEGTWIDGISLPLKPAKPPARKKAR, from the coding sequence ATGAGCACTTCCCCTGATTCTTCGCCCAAGCGCGTGAGCCTGCGGGACATCGCAAAGGAAGTCGGCGTGACGCATGTGACCGTGTCGCTGGCACTGCGAAATCATCCGCGGATCTCGGCAGAGATGAGGATGAAGGTGCAGGAAACGGCGGAACGTCTCGGCTATCGCCCTGATCCCATGCTCGCGGCGCTGGCGAACTACCGGCGGGGCAAATCGGATCATCCCATTACCTCGGCCATTGCTTGGATCAATGCTTGGCCCGAGCCGGACAAGCTGCGGAGCTTCCGTGAATTCGATCTCTATTGGAAGGGTGCCCACGCGGCGGCGGAAAAATTCGGCTACCGCCTTGAGGAATTCCGGATCGGAGGAACGAACCTCAGTCCCCAACGGCTCCACGAAATTCTTTCCACGCGGGATATTCGCGGCCTGCTCCTGCCGCCGCATCGCCATGAGCCGAATTGGGAGGACTTTCCTTGGTCGGAGTATTCCGTGGTGCGCTTCGGGCGCTCGCTCCGCTTTCCGCGTGCACACCTGGTGACCTCCGATCAAGTCGGCAACACCTTGCGGGCTTTCGCAACGATGAGCGAGCGGGGTTACGAGAGAATCGGTTTTGTGACCACAGGGGGCGACCTGCGCCGGAATGGCCATCTTTTCGAGGCGGGTTTCCTGGCAGCCCAGCGCGAAGTAGATGAATCGCGTCGTGTTCCGATCCTGCATCTTGGCGAGTTCGCTGCGGGACCGGCATCCGCCCGATTGGCAGCCTGGATCAAGGACCATGGGGTGGACGCCATTTATACGGATCTGCCTGGCGTTTCCTCTTATCTCAAGAAGGCCGGAATCTCTTGCCCCGGGGAGATCGGGCTCGCGGCCACCACGGTGCTGGACACAGGGATCGACAGCGGGATCAACCAGAATCCTGAAGAAACCGGGCGGGTCGGCTTCCTGACTTTGAACGCCCTGATCAACGACGGCACCCGCGGCATCCCCTCGCTCATGCGGCAAATCCTTGTCGAAGGCACTTGGATCGATGGCATCAGCTTGCCGCTGAAGCCAGCCAAGCCACCCGCAAGAAAGAAGGCACGCTAG
- a CDS encoding LacI family DNA-binding transcriptional regulator translates to MSRAAAGPVSQRDIARHFGVSHVTVSLALRHSNRVSKSLGDRIRDHAEAVGYQRDPLLAALAAYRYRKSRHTIRGVVAWINAWPDSGRMLLDPCISRYWQGASEAATESGYRLEEFRLGTDLSAERLHQVLRTRNIQGILLPPHSPVTDWHGLPWEDYDIVGLGSWEHGPRSQRVMPAIKANLSMALGKITAAGYARIACVSGNSVLRESGYCMEEWLPSMKRHVEVPFLDLAEVSGEAAVRLAGDWIRRNRIEAVLTDHVPLARSLREARFPVVTMSASEGSKLTGVDPEFEEIGRTAVRMLDSLTSEGTGGPARLFRQVAIEGTWREGSSFPG, encoded by the coding sequence ATGTCCCGTGCTGCTGCGGGTCCGGTCAGCCAGCGGGACATCGCCCGGCATTTCGGGGTGAGTCACGTGACCGTCTCGCTTGCCCTGCGCCATAGCAACCGTGTTTCGAAATCGCTGGGCGACCGGATCCGTGATCACGCGGAGGCAGTCGGCTATCAGCGCGATCCGCTCCTCGCCGCACTTGCCGCCTACCGCTATCGGAAATCGCGACATACCATCCGCGGTGTCGTTGCGTGGATCAATGCATGGCCCGATTCAGGCCGGATGCTTCTTGATCCGTGCATCTCCCGCTATTGGCAGGGAGCAAGCGAAGCTGCGACGGAATCTGGCTATCGCCTCGAAGAGTTCCGGCTCGGCACGGATCTGAGCGCGGAGCGGCTGCATCAGGTCCTGAGGACCCGAAATATCCAAGGGATCCTCTTGCCGCCTCATTCACCTGTCACGGATTGGCATGGGTTGCCATGGGAGGACTATGACATTGTCGGCCTCGGCTCATGGGAACATGGCCCGCGGTCGCAGCGTGTCATGCCCGCCATAAAGGCGAATCTTTCCATGGCGCTCGGAAAGATCACTGCTGCCGGATATGCCCGCATCGCCTGCGTCAGCGGGAACTCGGTTCTACGGGAGTCTGGCTACTGCATGGAAGAGTGGCTTCCTTCGATGAAGCGCCATGTCGAGGTCCCCTTCCTCGATCTGGCCGAAGTTTCCGGGGAAGCGGCCGTCCGCCTGGCAGGGGATTGGATCCGCCGGAACCGGATTGAAGCCGTTCTAACAGATCACGTGCCTTTGGCCCGCTCCTTGAGGGAGGCCCGATTCCCGGTCGTTACCATGAGCGCCAGCGAGGGATCAAAGTTGACGGGGGTCGATCCGGAGTTCGAGGAGATCGGCCGTACCGCCGTACGTATGCTCGACTCGCTCACCAGCGAGGGAACTGGCGGACCCGCACGTCTCTTCCGGCAAGTCGCCATTGAAGGTACTTGGCGCGAGGGGAGCAGCTTTCCGGGCTGA
- a CDS encoding M42 family metallopeptidase, which yields MAIDVSLLARVCEAPGAPGFEKLIRELVLEEIKDLADEIRVDNMGNVVALKKGKSSAKRAMAAAHMDEIGFIVTHVDDKGFIRFNPLGGFDAKTLTSQRVIVHGKKDIIGVMGSKPTHIMQPEDRNKPAKITDYFIDTGLLKKEVEKFVEVGNPVTRWSPLLELGECVNVKSLDNRVCVFLLIEALRALQKSRKKPAYDFYAVFTVQEEVGLRGANVSALEIKPDFGFGLDTTIAYDVPGSTPQERCTALGEGAGIKIMDSSVICDYRMVAFMKKTADAHKIKWQPEILAAGGTDTAGLQRMVPGGSIAGAVSVPTRHIHQTIETVNKNDLQASIDLLVACVCELDKGDWRF from the coding sequence ATGGCTATCGACGTGTCCTTGCTTGCCCGTGTCTGTGAAGCTCCCGGCGCGCCGGGATTCGAGAAGCTCATCCGCGAACTCGTCCTGGAGGAGATCAAGGATCTCGCCGATGAGATCCGCGTCGACAACATGGGCAACGTGGTCGCCCTGAAGAAGGGCAAGTCTTCCGCCAAGCGCGCGATGGCCGCGGCGCACATGGACGAGATCGGTTTCATCGTCACCCACGTCGATGACAAGGGCTTCATCCGCTTCAATCCCCTCGGCGGCTTCGATGCGAAGACCCTCACTTCCCAGCGCGTGATCGTTCACGGGAAGAAGGACATCATCGGCGTGATGGGCTCGAAGCCGACCCACATCATGCAGCCGGAAGACCGTAACAAGCCGGCCAAGATCACCGATTACTTCATTGACACCGGCTTGCTGAAGAAGGAGGTCGAGAAATTCGTCGAAGTCGGCAACCCCGTCACCCGCTGGAGCCCGCTGCTTGAGCTCGGCGAGTGTGTGAACGTGAAGTCCCTCGACAATCGCGTGTGTGTCTTCCTGCTGATCGAGGCCCTGCGCGCGCTGCAGAAGAGCAGGAAGAAGCCTGCCTACGACTTCTACGCCGTCTTCACCGTTCAGGAAGAAGTCGGTCTCCGCGGTGCGAATGTCTCCGCCCTCGAGATCAAACCGGACTTCGGTTTCGGTCTCGACACCACCATCGCCTACGATGTTCCCGGCTCCACACCGCAGGAGCGCTGCACCGCGCTCGGTGAAGGTGCCGGTATCAAGATCATGGATAGCTCCGTGATCTGCGATTACCGCATGGTTGCCTTCATGAAGAAGACGGCGGATGCCCACAAGATCAAGTGGCAGCCGGAGATCCTCGCTGCCGGTGGCACGGATACCGCGGGTCTTCAGCGCATGGTTCCCGGCGGTTCCATCGCCGGTGCCGTTTCGGTTCCCACGCGCCACATTCACCAGACCATCGAGACGGTGAACAAGAATGACCTCCAGGCCTCCATCGATCTGCTGGTTGCCTGCGTCTGCGAGTTGGACAAGGGCGATTGGAGGTTCTGA
- the eda gene encoding bifunctional 4-hydroxy-2-oxoglutarate aldolase/2-dehydro-3-deoxy-phosphogluconate aldolase has product MIERVLAKRIVPVVVLDDAGSAEPLAEALLAGGLDIMEITFRTPAAEESIRRIAKTFPEILLGAGTLLDEDQVSRARDAGAVFGLAPGLNPKIVTKAREAGLQFSPGVMTPGEVEQALSLGCKLLKFFPAEVAGGTAMLKALAGPYAHTGVKFVPTGGITSALLEAYLRLPIVAAIGGSWMVEKSLVNEGQWSEITRLTREALAAAADAR; this is encoded by the coding sequence ATGATCGAACGCGTGCTCGCCAAGCGCATTGTCCCCGTCGTCGTCCTTGATGACGCGGGCTCCGCTGAACCCCTTGCCGAGGCCTTGCTGGCAGGCGGGCTCGACATCATGGAGATCACCTTCCGCACCCCGGCGGCGGAGGAATCAATCCGGCGGATCGCGAAAACCTTTCCCGAGATTCTCCTCGGTGCGGGAACGCTGCTGGACGAGGACCAAGTGTCGCGCGCGAGGGATGCGGGAGCGGTCTTCGGGCTCGCGCCGGGTCTCAACCCGAAGATTGTGACCAAAGCGCGGGAGGCCGGACTGCAATTTTCACCCGGGGTGATGACGCCGGGCGAGGTCGAGCAGGCGCTGTCTCTCGGTTGCAAGCTGCTCAAATTCTTCCCCGCCGAGGTCGCGGGCGGGACCGCCATGCTGAAGGCACTGGCGGGACCCTACGCCCACACCGGCGTGAAATTCGTGCCGACCGGAGGAATCACGTCCGCACTGCTTGAGGCATATCTGAGGCTCCCCATCGTCGCGGCGATCGGAGGATCGTGGATGGTAGAGAAATCGCTGGTAAACGAGGGCCAGTGGTCTGAGATCACTCGTCTCACGCGCGAGGCACTCGCTGCCGCCGCGGACGCCAGATAG
- a CDS encoding SDR family NAD(P)-dependent oxidoreductase, translating into MSVVKNPFRLDGRVAWVTGSSRGLGRIIAETLAAAGAKVVVNCVSSQEAGQAVVAGIRASGGEAMLVTGDVMDEGEVNRMASEIEARFGHVDVVVANATPFQPMKKLEDYTWEDHQSMVDAFIKSPFLLAKRLIPRMKERQSGRIINITSEVFHAGVPEFSAYVAAKGGQIGWSRSMANELAPHGITVNTVAPGWIPVERHDDVPEKTKASYLSTIPIGRWGKPSDIAHAVSFFAADESSFLTGQTLIVNGGRTLW; encoded by the coding sequence ATGTCGGTAGTCAAAAACCCATTCCGCCTGGACGGCCGTGTCGCCTGGGTGACCGGATCGAGCCGAGGGCTCGGTCGCATCATTGCAGAAACCTTGGCGGCCGCGGGAGCGAAGGTCGTGGTCAATTGCGTCTCCAGCCAGGAAGCTGGCCAAGCGGTAGTCGCCGGAATCCGGGCTTCCGGAGGCGAGGCGATGCTGGTGACCGGCGACGTCATGGACGAGGGCGAGGTGAACCGCATGGCCAGCGAGATCGAGGCCCGCTTCGGCCACGTGGATGTGGTCGTGGCAAACGCTACCCCCTTCCAACCCATGAAGAAGCTCGAGGACTACACTTGGGAAGATCACCAATCGATGGTGGACGCCTTCATCAAGAGCCCCTTCCTGCTGGCGAAGCGCCTGATCCCGCGGATGAAGGAGCGCCAGAGCGGCCGGATCATCAATATCACCAGCGAGGTTTTCCACGCCGGAGTCCCGGAATTCAGCGCCTACGTGGCCGCCAAGGGCGGGCAGATCGGCTGGAGCCGCTCGATGGCGAACGAGCTGGCTCCCCACGGGATCACCGTGAACACGGTGGCACCCGGCTGGATCCCGGTGGAGCGCCACGATGACGTGCCGGAAAAGACCAAGGCCAGCTACCTTTCCACAATCCCGATCGGACGCTGGGGAAAGCCCTCGGACATCGCTCACGCCGTGAGCTTTTTCGCGGCGGACGAATCTTCCTTCCTCACCGGCCAAACCTTGATTGTCAACGGGGGGCGAACCCTCTGGTAA
- a CDS encoding ROK family protein has protein sequence MIAGIELGGTKTVVATGTGEGAVTEEWRFPTTTPEETFSRATGWLRERGTPSAIGVAAFGPLGVVPRHGNYGKLLATPKPGWADYSIIGALHEAFPGAQVTIETDVNAAALAEARIGAASGMEDVAYITIGTGIGAGILSGGHLIHGTLHPEFGHLKVPRKPDDHFAGVCPFHADCLEGLASGPSMAARWGKPAHELPPDHPAWNTEAWYLAHGALSLVGIVAPERVIIGGGVSQAEGFHEKVETLLNEIAAGYFAPIQHKPYIVAPHLEQQAGIIGALLLTAR, from the coding sequence ATGATCGCAGGCATCGAGCTCGGAGGAACGAAAACCGTCGTCGCAACCGGAACCGGAGAAGGGGCCGTCACCGAAGAGTGGCGTTTTCCCACAACCACGCCGGAAGAAACTTTTAGCCGGGCGACGGGCTGGCTACGCGAACGGGGCACGCCATCCGCGATCGGAGTGGCGGCTTTCGGCCCGCTGGGAGTAGTCCCTCGTCACGGCAACTATGGCAAGCTACTCGCCACACCCAAGCCGGGCTGGGCCGACTACTCGATCATTGGCGCGCTGCATGAGGCCTTCCCCGGAGCGCAAGTCACCATCGAGACTGACGTGAATGCCGCTGCTCTGGCCGAGGCACGGATCGGTGCCGCAAGCGGGATGGAGGATGTGGCTTACATCACGATCGGCACCGGAATCGGTGCCGGGATCCTCAGCGGAGGGCATTTGATCCACGGAACCCTGCACCCGGAATTCGGGCATCTAAAAGTGCCACGCAAACCGGATGACCACTTCGCGGGAGTGTGTCCCTTCCATGCCGATTGCCTCGAAGGGCTGGCCAGCGGTCCCTCCATGGCCGCGCGCTGGGGCAAGCCTGCCCACGAACTTCCGCCCGATCATCCGGCCTGGAACACGGAAGCTTGGTATCTCGCTCACGGAGCACTCTCGCTGGTGGGAATCGTAGCTCCCGAACGTGTCATCATCGGCGGCGGCGTGTCCCAAGCGGAAGGCTTCCACGAAAAGGTGGAGACTCTTTTGAACGAGATCGCCGCGGGGTATTTCGCCCCGATCCAGCACAAGCCCTACATCGTGGCACCTCATCTGGAACAACAGGCAGGAATCATCGGGGCGCTCTTGCTGACCGCACGCTGA
- a CDS encoding sulfatase-like hydrolase/transferase, giving the protein MNRTLAALFLIFPLLAARAAEKPNVLVLFADDMAWKTVRSLGHEDIDTPNLDRLAARGTTFTHAYNPGGWHGAICVASRTMLMTGRPLWQAKAAEPRLGPDFVERGKMWPQQMAAQGYRTCFAGKWHIETPHKPLFNQVGHFRKGGMAPDAQNAYFRPEEGKPDTWSASDPKEGGFWTGGKHWSEVMVDDFTGFLGDPDPRPWFMYLAFNAPHDPRQSPQEVLDRYPLSRVKLPANFLPLYPHRAAMGADKGLRDENLAPFPRTPYAVQTHRREYYAAITFLDTQVGRILDELEKSEAGKNTFIIFTADHGLACGEHGLMGKQNLYDASVRVPFIVAGPGVPAGAKIDSPVYLQDAMPTTIKLAGGMVSADVGFSDLKPLWEGKGQPRDAAIGAFRDLQRMIEKDGKKLILYPQAKVMRVFDLKKDPDEMNDLAATGEGKALAVPLFQRLLEIQQETGDPLDLRPSFPDLAVTVDGEKSR; this is encoded by the coding sequence GTGAACCGGACGCTGGCAGCCCTCTTCCTTATCTTTCCTCTCTTGGCCGCGCGGGCCGCGGAGAAGCCGAATGTGCTCGTTCTCTTTGCCGATGACATGGCGTGGAAAACCGTGCGCTCCCTTGGCCATGAGGATATCGACACCCCGAATCTCGACCGTCTCGCCGCCCGTGGGACCACATTCACCCACGCCTACAATCCGGGTGGCTGGCATGGTGCGATCTGCGTGGCCAGCCGGACCATGCTGATGACCGGTCGTCCCCTGTGGCAGGCGAAGGCCGCCGAGCCACGTCTTGGGCCCGATTTCGTTGAGCGTGGCAAGATGTGGCCGCAGCAGATGGCAGCCCAGGGTTACCGGACCTGCTTTGCCGGGAAGTGGCACATCGAGACGCCCCACAAGCCGCTCTTCAATCAGGTCGGCCATTTCCGGAAGGGCGGCATGGCACCCGACGCCCAGAACGCCTATTTCCGTCCGGAGGAAGGCAAGCCGGATACTTGGAGCGCCAGTGATCCGAAAGAGGGCGGCTTCTGGACCGGCGGCAAGCATTGGAGCGAGGTCATGGTGGATGACTTCACCGGCTTCCTCGGCGATCCCGATCCGCGGCCATGGTTCATGTATCTCGCCTTCAATGCGCCTCATGATCCCCGCCAGTCGCCGCAGGAGGTGCTCGATCGCTATCCTCTTTCGCGCGTGAAGCTGCCCGCGAATTTCCTGCCGCTCTATCCGCATCGCGCGGCCATGGGGGCGGACAAGGGCCTGCGGGACGAGAACCTGGCACCCTTCCCGCGGACGCCTTACGCCGTCCAGACCCACCGCCGGGAATACTATGCGGCCATTACGTTCCTGGATACCCAGGTCGGGCGCATCCTCGATGAGCTGGAGAAGAGCGAGGCGGGGAAGAATACCTTCATCATCTTCACCGCCGACCACGGCCTCGCCTGCGGGGAGCACGGGCTGATGGGAAAACAAAATCTCTATGATGCCAGCGTGCGCGTGCCCTTCATCGTCGCCGGACCGGGCGTGCCTGCCGGTGCGAAGATCGATTCGCCCGTCTATCTGCAGGACGCCATGCCTACCACCATCAAGCTTGCCGGAGGCATGGTCTCCGCGGACGTCGGCTTCTCCGACTTGAAGCCGCTCTGGGAGGGGAAGGGCCAGCCCCGAGACGCTGCTATCGGTGCCTTCCGCGATCTCCAGCGGATGATCGAAAAGGACGGGAAGAAGCTCATCCTTTATCCGCAGGCGAAAGTGATGCGAGTCTTCGACCTGAAGAAGGATCCCGATGAGATGAATGACCTCGCCGCAACCGGCGAAGGAAAGGCCTTGGCGGTGCCGCTCTTCCAGCGTTTGCTGGAGATCCAGCAGGAGACCGGCGATCCCCTCGATCTGCGTCCCTCCTTCCCTGATCTGGCGGTGACGGTGGACGGCGAAAAATCCCGTTAA